tatattttattgtattagatctagtaaaaaaatGCTTAGCTAatagaacaaaaactaatatgtGGTTACATTATAGATGAATTAATTGGTaatgaaacaaatagtgtatgtacatTACTTGTATATTAAtatattaaagatttaaagtatttcacatgatatagatgatatggtcattttttgtaattaatatgggatgacatggacttagtggggaatgatgtggacactttgcataaagagatagaatatttagtgggtcacttagtgtggaatgatgtggacatctTGCATGAGAGAGAATTTATCTAGTGGGGTTTAACTTTATACTAGCAAAAatacccgtgcgttgcaacgggacaaAAAATTAATTGAGATAAAATAATATGATTTACTTTTCTCCGGAATAGGATAATAATTgtaaaatacaaatgaaagtgctacagtgtttaaataaaaaaatagatcttAAGAAGGCCTTACTCATGGGGACTCGAAAATTTTAATCAATGATCAccttatatatataatttattttagtATGTAACCAATGATCACATTATACACTCATctaaatagaaaaaataaagaATCATATATTAATAAATAGGAAGAAATGTTTTTTATAGCAAGAAAGAATTTAATAAGAGGAAGAAAAGAAAGAATGACTCACGGTTTGTTTGGCTGGCCAGCCGCGTGGCGTGGGTACAGAGGAAGcttaataaaaaaggaaaaagattcACGGCCTTATCTTGTAGCTCTAGGAGGTCTTTGCCGCTTATCTTCGTTCCCCTGACAAATCCATGCTACACTTCTTCACCATCCATGGAGCAGATGTGGTAACTACTTCTCTCCTCTATCATTGGGTGCGGACACTGCTCATCTTCACCTCGCCTCTCATccttctcctcttctcctccatGGTGAATCAGGCCTGGCCAGCCCCTGCGGAGGTAGCAGCACTGGCGCGCTTGGCCGAAAGATGTGGCCGGCGGCACGGGCGCATCTGGCCGCATTTGCGAGGGAGGCGACggtgccggcaccacggccagCAAGCATGGAGGCAACGCTCATccttctcctcttctcctccatGGTGAATCGGGCCTGGCCAGCCCCTGCGGAGGCAGCAGCACTGGCGCGCTTGGCCGAAAGATGTGGCTGGCGGCGCGGGCGCATCTGGCTGTGCTTGCGGGGGAGGCGACGGTGCGGGCACCATGGCCAGCAAGCACGGAGGCGGCGGCACGGGTCCTCTTTGATTCTTTATCTATTTTTCTCGTTTGATCTCCTCTTCGGCGCtgttatttatttatcaacTTGATGTATTCAGAAAGACGGATTCGGGTTTGGATTTGGAAGCTGATTTTGATTCAGTTTTGGTTTGGTTCCTTGCCTTATACTTGAGAAGTTTTGCCTTATTGAGTTATTCTGATTTGGATTTGTATCCTATTGGAGATAGAAGATGTGAATCGTCTGATTCGGATTTGTATCTATACTATATCCTGAACATGAGAAGACGTCAGTGATTTGATTTGAGAAGTTTTACCTGATTGAGTTATTCTAATTTGGATTTGTATCGTATTGGAGATAGAAGACATGAATCGTCTGATTTCGGACAGAAATCCTAGCAGACTAAAACTTTGACTTCCAATGAGGACGGGCGGACGCGGACGGGCAGGCAGAAGAATAGggtggcagactgaaattttggctctttatagataggtatagaaGAGTTatagattagtttttattttcgactatatttaatgttttatgtgccgtaaaatttaatatgacgagaaatctcgaaaattgtttgtttttttaacTAATAAAGAAGGCTAAAAAAGGCGACGATATTTTTTCGTGTCTGGTCGTCTGGACCCGGTTCCAGCGCGGATATCGATCGGGATCCCGAAGGCGACAAGGGGGTCCTTCTCCTTCACGTTCCCTGGCCGAGCAGGGACATCCGGCAGGCGGTGGGCAGACTGGAGCGGCGCAACTTCCCCGCGGTCCCGCCCCGATTCCCTTGTCATCTCTAGCAAATCTTTCTCCGGTCGCCCTTCCCTCTCTCCCAGTCCCAGACGCGCAGCAATTCCGCCATAAATACCGGCGATCGAGGGCCTCGGACAACCCAGTCGACGGAGCAGCGCGGCGGCCGGACGAGGGCAAACCCTTCTCTTCTCAATACTCTACTAGTCTGCGCCTGGATCCccctccggaggaaggtaactgcgcgccgccgccgcgtccccCTTTGCCTTCTTGCGGGGGAGTGATCTCTTTCCTTTTTCGTGCTTGCTTTCTTGGGGATTTCCGCCCCTCCCCCCGGATTGTTCGATACATTCGCGACGACTCGGGGCTGGTATGTTGCTTCCTCGGTTTCGACCGCAGCGCTTGTCCCGCGTCAACTAAAATGTTAGGCTTATTCTGTTTACCGTGGGCCACGCGGCTTGATACCAACCAACCCTTGGTATCTCCATGGTGGCCTCGTCGTTCGTCGATGTGAACGAACAAATCTGGCGTACGTTGCTTGTCCTGGCCAATCTCATTGAAATTTCCAGGTGTTCAAGTCAaacacactttttttttttatatattcttTTCTGATTTAGTTGTGAAGACATTTTTGTTTCTTGTGGCTTATTAATTGCTTGATTGATGGCTGGGCACCGTTGGGAAATTTCGACCTGCGTAGAATGCACGGATGGTAATATAATGTTTACTTGTCATCGCGGGGGCCAGATTGGATGATAGTGACATGGTTGATTATCACTAGTCGCTGGATAAAGCCTATGTTGTGTCTGTGCATGGACTTGTCGCCAAATGAATCATTATAGCTGCATCCTGCTGTTTTCGTCGGTTGGGTTCCGGCCAACTTCCAGCATTGGATTTCTTGGCCCTGTGTATGATTTATCGACCTCCCACGTTCTCTTGCGTGTCCACTTGTCTTTAAAAATcgactatatatatgtaatgTGCCTCTACTCCAATAACACCAAGAAAGCCCTGAAACTGATAAACCTTGCCTCTGCTCACTAAGCCTGTTGACCACGCTTGTAGGTACGTGGTCATCTTTTTATCTTTCTGTATAGTTCATACTGCAACTGGCTGTGCTAGAttgttattgttcttttggtggcTATTTATTTTGTGGAATTGATTTTTAGAAAAGTGTGATTCTATGGGTTGTGCCATGATGATATCGAGAATTCAGTAGATTTAAGGACATGGCTATCTTATCCACCAGCTGTTGTTGATGAGTTCACGTTACATATTGACATGTGTTTTTGAGCATGATTGTTTGTGATACTGTGTTCTATGTTGCAATTGGTCCAGCCTTTAGCACAGACAAGTTAGCCAATCCATGCTATCCAGTATATACTTTATCTTCactcatttattaattaatttattcCATGGATGCTACCTATTATTGATAAGTATGCCACCTGTTTGTATGGTGATGCTAGCATTTGTTCTTTAGCATATGAACTGACTAGAATTTACTGTTCCTTTGTAGATAAGACATGGGTCAAGCACTTGGTTTGGTTCAAGTGGATCAATCCACAGTAGCCATCAAAGAATCTTTTGGGAAGTTTGACGAAATACTAGAGCCTGGATGCCACTTCTTGCCATGGTGCATAGGGAAGCAAATTGCTGGGTATCTGTCACTCCGTGTGCAGCAGCTTGATGTCCGCTGCGAAACAAAGACAAAGGTACCCCAGAATTTTTTTTCTCTATAAGTTTGGGAAAATTACCATGACTGGGTAAAAATGGTATCTGTATAGTTTGCACTATATtcagttttttttcatattattGTTGTTTTTCTGCTTTAGTCATGCTGATGCTGGATACCATGTTCTGAATAATCTGCAGGATAATGTCTTTGTCAATGTTGTGGCTTCTGTGCAATATCGTGCCCTTGCCGATAAGGCATCTGATGCATTTTACAGGCTTAGTAACACCAGGGAGCAAATCCAGTCATATGTCTTTGATGGTAAGGCACCTACTTGTTCATAATTGCAAAATTCATTACTCAACATACATGGATTTATTCAGTATCCTTTTTTTCCTTGTCGCATTATATAACtcatgtagtagtagtagtagtagtactgtAGGAGTCACCTGAATATTGTTGGTTCTATTTCTTTTCATTCTCACTTCTCCCATTCAATACTTATAGAACTTTGCTCATGTTCAGTCATCAGGGCAAGTGTTCCAAAGATGAACTTGGATGATGCCTTTGAGCAGAAGAATGAAATCGCCAAAGCTGTAGAAGATGAACTTGAAAAGGTCTGTGTTCATCATTTGTTGGTCATCTAGAGCatggaagtttttttttttttttgtggctaACCCTTTTCTTCACTGTATAGGCAATGTCGATGTATGGATACGAGATTGTGCAGACTCTGATTGTTGATATTGAGCCCGATGAGCATGTGAAGAGAGCCATGAATGAGATCAATGCAGGCAAGTTCCACATATTTCTTGTTCATAGTTGAAACAGAAACATCAACATGTGGATTTCTTTGTAAGAACCACCCATGTTCAATTTTATAACTTGATATTTGTGTAATGCTATGCATTCCAACTAAATACATATACTTTATCTGGAAAAGGGAAAATGGGATGGATTTTGTGCCTCAGTGGCATGGCAAAAATGGTTCAGCTTCTTGAGACTTATCATCAAAGATGTCACCTAATGTTTTCAAGTGCAGTATTATTCCCATCAATATTATGTTCATTGATCATGAAAAAAACATGGACAACAAAATTATCTCCCATAGGCCATATTTCTTGTTTTCTTATACCTGTTAATGTTGTCACAAACTCACGATATTTAGAAagtaattttttattttctgaAATCATCTGCACTTACTTTAATTTGTTTGTTGATGAACAGACTTGGATGTGTTCCCACTGACTACAAATTAAGTAAATTTCTTTTTGAAGAaagcaatttttttttgaatttttttttttgaaaagaaagcaATTTAAGTAACCTCCCATCTGTTTAACTTAAGTACGTTTTGGAAGTTAGGTTGTACCGCATTATCGCTTCACGAAACATTGAGTACAATGTATCTTTCCAGTATTTCTGAACTGTTCCTGTCGATTATTGAAACAGCTGCTAGGCTGAGGTTGGCTGCCACCGAGAAAGCTGAGGCAGAGAAGATACTGCAGATCAAGAGAGCTGAAGGTGATGCAGAATCCAAGTACTTGGCCGGTCTAGGTATCGCAAGACAGCGCCAGGCTATAGTGGATGGGCTGAGAGACAGTGTTCTTGCTTTCTCTGAGAATGTTCCTGGGACCTCTGCAAAGGATGTCATGGACATGGTTCTGGTGACCCAGTACTTCGACACCATGAAGGAGATCGGGGCCTCATCCAAGTCCTCGTCGGTCTTCATCCCTCATGGACCAGGTGCTGTCAGAGACATCGCAGCGCAGATAAGGGATGGTCAGCTCCAGGCCAGTCTGCTGTGAGCACGTTGATGCATACTTTTGACATTCCCATCAGTAAAGAAGTACATATACCTCATGAGACAAGTAAAACTTATTAGGGATAATGTGAGTACTTTCATATCAGTAGTGCTTGTTCGTTCTATCTATCTGGTACGTGTGATTATTTATTATCGAGATAAATGTTATATAGGTTTGTAGAACAAGATGAGGGCCAGTTGCTGTAAAAATTTGTCATGCCGTGGTACTGTTTGGAACTTATCTAAGCTATTATGGAGCCTGAGGACACTCCTCCATCAAACTATTTTGTGATAACCTGCTTCTCTGTTATCGTGAATGAGAATCTCATCTCCATTTTCTGTGCCCAGATTAAGTGGAAATTCTGAGATTTGAGTACTGACGTGAATGCAACCTGTGTGTAATTTGTGAGAGTGGATTTGAAACTTGGGTATTCTCACTTCCATAAAGTCGAATCCATAGACTTAAAATATAGCTAATTGCACTACAAGTCAGCAACTTTATTTGTTTTCTAGAATATAGATTTCTAATTGAAATGCCAGTTTTTTACGTGTTTTGAGCTCAAAAGTGCGAAAATACTATATATTATAGCAttatacatttatatatataagtatatatacatatttatATAAAAGTGTACCAAAATAGTTGGGTATTCCCGGGAATACAGGGGAATACCTCTAAATCCGCCCATGTTTCTGAGGCAAGTGCGTAGACGTAAGCAAATGCTTGCTTGGAGGGCCTTTGGTACTATCAACAGCATTGAGTAATCTGATCGAGTAGAATTGATCAGCTCTTTGTAGTGCAGCGCACACGCAACAGCACAGTTTCATCCACGGATTAATTTTTGACAACAATTTTCCAATTAACGTACATAGATATAGAGCTAACATGAGTTTCAGtaattttcaagatgatatgatacAAGGTGAAGTCAAAAGAGTAGTTTACAAAACTGCAAACTTCTTACAAGGTGC
This window of the Sorghum bicolor cultivar BTx623 chromosome 7, Sorghum_bicolor_NCBIv3, whole genome shotgun sequence genome carries:
- the LOC110436877 gene encoding hypersensitive-induced response protein 1, yielding MGQALGLVQVDQSTVAIKESFGKFDEILEPGCHFLPWCIGKQIAGYLSLRVQQLDVRCETKTKDNVFVNVVASVQYRALADKASDAFYRLSNTREQIQSYVFDVIRASVPKMNLDDAFEQKNEIAKAVEDELEKAMSMYGYEIVQTLIVDIEPDEHVKRAMNEINAAARLRLAATEKAEAEKILQIKRAEGDAESKYLAGLGIARQRQAIVDGLRDSVLAFSENVPGTSAKDVMDMVLVTQYFDTMKEIGASSKSSSVFIPHGPGAVRDIAAQIRDGQLQASLL